A genome region from Nocardioides cynanchi includes the following:
- the nadA gene encoding quinolinate synthase NadA, whose translation MTTVDLPLLPLGRGTDLTAERGVECPGDLPSPSDPDLVERARAARATLGERAFVLGHHYQRDEVIQFADVTGDSFKLARDAAGRPEAEFIVFCGVHFMAESADILTSPHQQVILPDLAAGCSMADMARLAQVEDCWDALTDAGLAEHVVPVTYMNSSADIKAFCGRHGGAVCTSSNADVALEWAFAQKPGAQVLFLPDQHLGRNTAVLKLGMGLDDCVVWDPHLPGGGVAPDDLAAARMILWRGHCSVHGRFSVDVVDALRERDPDIKILVHPECTHEVVTAADLVGSTEFIIKTVEAAPPGSSWAIGTELNLVQRLARAHPEQSIAFLDRKVCYCSTMNRIDLPHLVWALESLVDGAVVNRIEVDPDTEHFAKIALQRMLDLPGRSHRD comes from the coding sequence ATGACCACCGTCGACCTTCCGCTGCTCCCGCTCGGTCGAGGCACCGACCTGACGGCCGAGCGCGGGGTGGAGTGCCCGGGCGACCTGCCGTCCCCGTCGGACCCCGACCTGGTGGAGCGCGCCCGGGCAGCGCGGGCGACCCTCGGCGAGCGGGCGTTCGTCCTCGGCCACCACTACCAGCGCGACGAGGTGATCCAGTTCGCCGACGTCACCGGCGACTCGTTCAAGCTCGCCCGCGACGCCGCCGGGCGGCCCGAGGCCGAGTTCATCGTCTTCTGCGGCGTGCACTTCATGGCCGAGTCCGCGGACATCCTGACCTCGCCCCACCAACAGGTGATCCTGCCCGACCTCGCCGCGGGCTGCTCGATGGCCGACATGGCCCGTCTCGCCCAGGTGGAGGACTGCTGGGACGCGCTGACCGACGCCGGCCTGGCCGAGCACGTCGTACCCGTCACCTACATGAACTCCTCCGCCGACATCAAGGCGTTCTGCGGTCGGCACGGCGGCGCGGTGTGTACGTCGAGCAACGCCGACGTCGCGCTCGAGTGGGCCTTCGCGCAGAAGCCGGGCGCCCAGGTGCTGTTCCTGCCCGACCAGCACCTCGGCCGCAACACCGCCGTACTGAAGCTGGGGATGGGGCTCGACGACTGCGTCGTCTGGGACCCGCACCTCCCGGGCGGCGGCGTCGCGCCCGACGACCTGGCCGCGGCCCGGATGATCCTGTGGCGCGGCCACTGCTCGGTGCACGGCCGCTTCTCGGTCGACGTGGTCGACGCGCTGCGCGAGCGCGACCCGGACATCAAGATCCTGGTCCACCCCGAGTGCACCCACGAGGTGGTCACCGCCGCGGACCTGGTCGGCTCGACGGAGTTCATCATCAAGACCGTCGAGGCGGCCCCGCCCGGCTCGAGCTGGGCGATCGGCACCGAGCTCAACCTGGTCCAGCGGCTGGCCCGGGCCCACCCGGAGCAGAGCATCGCCTTCCTGGACCGCAAGGTCTGCTACTGCTCGACGATGAACCGGATCGACCTGCCCCACCTGGTCTGGGCCCTGGAGTCGCTGGTCGACGGCGCGGTGGTCAACCGGATCGAGGTCGACCCCGACACCGAGCACTTCGCGAAGATCGCGCTCCAGCGGATGCTCGACCTGCCCGGCCGATCCCACCGCGACTGA
- a CDS encoding GNAT family N-acetyltransferase: MTDEDVPTAERITAVGFHELDTRMFRRAWPEPQLRPPDRGANWIARTRHLLGTDPGGCWVAEDGTGMLGVVVSFEREKMWLLASYAVVPGSQGLGLGKALLAPALDYGKGSLRGMLNASNDPKAVRRYHAAGFTLHPQMFLRGTPDRSRIPVIDRVRDGSLGDVDLMDSIDRRTRGAAHGPDHQILFQQYRLVVSDTSGGQGYAYLDDGVALLAATDRRTAARLLWEAIASSDDVLVGHVTPENSWAVDVGLAAGLELDQAGFLALRHMRPPAPYLANGALM; this comes from the coding sequence ATGACCGACGAGGACGTACCCACCGCCGAGCGGATCACCGCGGTGGGCTTCCACGAGCTGGACACCCGGATGTTCCGTCGCGCCTGGCCCGAACCCCAGCTGCGGCCTCCCGACCGTGGCGCCAACTGGATCGCCCGGACCCGCCACCTGCTCGGCACCGACCCCGGCGGGTGCTGGGTGGCCGAGGACGGCACCGGGATGCTCGGCGTGGTGGTCTCCTTCGAGCGGGAGAAGATGTGGCTGCTCGCGTCGTACGCCGTGGTGCCCGGCTCGCAGGGCCTCGGCCTCGGCAAGGCCCTGCTCGCTCCGGCGCTCGACTACGGCAAAGGCTCGCTGCGCGGGATGCTCAACGCCTCCAACGACCCCAAGGCCGTCCGCCGCTACCACGCGGCCGGCTTCACGCTCCATCCGCAGATGTTCCTGCGCGGTACGCCGGACCGGTCCCGCATCCCGGTGATCGACCGGGTCCGCGACGGGAGCCTCGGCGACGTCGACCTGATGGACTCCATCGACCGGCGGACCCGCGGTGCCGCGCACGGCCCGGACCACCAGATCCTGTTCCAGCAGTACCGGCTGGTCGTCAGCGACACCTCGGGCGGGCAGGGGTACGCCTACCTCGACGACGGCGTCGCCCTGCTCGCCGCCACCGACCGACGGACCGCGGCCCGCCTGCTGTGGGAGGCGATCGCCTCCAGCGACGACGTCCTCGTCGGCCACGTCACCCCGGAGAACAGCTGGGCCGTCGACGTGGGGCTGGCCGCCGGGCTGGAGCTCGACCAGGCCGGGTTCCTGGCCCTGCGCCACATGCGCCCGCCGGCGCCGTACCTCGCGAACGGCGCCTTGATGTAG